A genomic region of Danio aesculapii chromosome 21, fDanAes4.1, whole genome shotgun sequence contains the following coding sequences:
- the LOC130214365 gene encoding gastrula zinc finger protein XlCGF7.1-like has protein sequence MEIGETPCRIKEEETEEQTDEVGNEVSSQTEETFKSRKAGAKGPFICCVCGKSYKKNSDLTRHMRFHTGDRLLTCTECGKSYTEKGKLVSHMRIHTGERPYTCSQCGKSFRYKNVLKEHLLSHTRGKPLSCDQCDKTFVYASNLSTHLKVHSGLKPHCCSFCGKSFSRLENLRIHQSVHTGVKPHVCSDCGRSFSSSSHLKKHQRIHTGEKPYQCSHCERAFISSGSLKYHQKVHTGEQQYQ, from the coding sequence AGTCGGAAATGAAGTCAGTTCACAGACTGAGGAAACTTTTAAGTCTAGAAAAGCTGGAGCCAAAGGCCCGttcatctgctgtgtgtgtggaaagagttacaaaaaaaattcagATCTCACCAGACACATGAGATTTCACACTGGGGACAGACTATTGACATGcactgagtgtggaaagagttacaCAGAGAAAGGAAAGCTGGTTtcacacatgaggattcacactggagagagaccgtaTACCtgctctcagtgtggaaagagtttcagataTAAAAACGTCCTCAAAGAGCATCTGCTCTCTCACACTAGAGGGAAGCCATTAAGCTGTGATCAGTGcgataaaacatttgtttatgcaTCAAACCTGAGCACACATCTGAAAGTTCACTCTGGACTGAAGCCTCACTGCTGCTCTTTTTGTGGAAAGAGTTTTTCACGACTGGAAAATTTGAGAATTCACCAGAGCGTTCACACTGGAGTCAAACCTCATGTGTGTTCAGACTGTGGGAGAAGCTTCAGTTCATCGAGCCACTTAAAAaaacaccagaggattcacaccggagagaaaccgtatcagtgttcacactgtgagaGAGCCTTTATTTCTTCAGGAAGCCTGAAATATCATCAGAAAGTTCACACTGGAGAACAGCAATATCAGTGA